In one window of Henckelia pumila isolate YLH828 chromosome 1, ASM3356847v2, whole genome shotgun sequence DNA:
- the LOC140876149 gene encoding protein MIZU-KUSSEI 1-like — translation MGTILSEYEQIIIPTLPRTTSCKSTTNIIPATYVRSTNSQDDYERYRRVVRRASSTVTTFFKSLLSSVLSSSPSMLPSCRWLTLPTHYLSTTPSLGRKVTGTLFGNRHGSVSFAVQSDLASEPVLLLELGVSTSNLVKQMSTGLVRIALECEKSRARNRRRLLLLREPLWTMYCNGRNCGNAVSRACSESDWHILSKVRSVSVGAGVIPVVEDVKKSGGASSEGELLYMRARFERVVGTRDSEAFYMLNPDGNGGPELSIFLLRI, via the coding sequence atggGAACAATACTCTCAGAATATGAACAAATAATAATCCCCACTCTTCCACGAACCACCAGCTGCAAGAGCACCACCAACATCATCCCAGCAACCTACGTAAGATCAACTAATTCCCAAGACGACTACGAGCGCTACCGCCGCGTCGTCCGCCGCGCCTCCTCCACCGTCACCACCTTCTTCAAATCCTTACTCTCCTCCGTCCTTTCTTCTTCTCCATCCATGCTCCCTTCATGCAGATGGCTCACCCTTCCCACGCACTATCTATCCACCACTCCCTCTCTCGGCCGGAAAGTAACCGGAACCCTCTTCGGGAACCGCCACGGAAGCGTAAGCTTCGCCGTCCAAAGCGACCTCGCGTCGGAACCCGTGCTTCTCCTGGAGCTCGGCGTTTCGACGTCAAACCTAGTGAAACAAATGTCTACGGGGCTGGTGCGGATCGCGCTCGAGTGCGAAAAGAGCCGCGCGCGGAATAGGCGGcggctgctgctgctgagggaGCCGCTGTGGACCATGTACTGCAACGGGAGAAACTGCGGGAACGCGGTGTCTCGTGCTTGCAGCGAGTCTGATTGGCATATTCTGAGCAAGGTGAGGAGCGTTTCCGTCGGGGCGGGGGTGATTCCGGTGGTGGAGGATGTGAAGAAGAGCGGCGGCGCGTCGTCTGAAGGGGAGTTGCTGTATATGAGGGCTCGGTTTGAGCGTGTGGTGGGGACGCGTGATTCAGAAgctttctatatgttgaatCCTGATGGGAATGGAGGGCCTGAACTTAGTATTTTTCTGcttagaatttaa
- the LOC140891467 gene encoding protein PLANT CADMIUM RESISTANCE 2-like gives MYSSNSSEYQKFSGNTASEDTAPPISSPAAFYSEKDSHPPPPPKPKVPWSTGLFDCFSDVENCCVTCWCPCITFGRIAEIVDKGSSSCGQSGALYTVIACVTLCPFFYSCFYRSKMRQNYSLHESPCGDCLVHCFCENCALCQEYRELKSRGYNMTIGWHGNVEKHNREAVMAPVVEGGMSR, from the exons ATGTATTCTTCAAACTCAAGTGAGTATCAGAAATTCTCGGGCAACACCGCATCAGAAGATACCGCGCCGCCCATCAGTTCACCGGCGGCGTTTTACTCCGAAAAGGACAGCCACCCTCCGCCTCCGCCCAAGCCTAAAGTCCCCTGGTCTACTGGCCTATTCGATTGCTTCTCAGATGTTGAAAACT GTTGCGTTACGTGCTGGTGCCCATGTATTACTTTCGGGCGAATTGCTGAGATTGTTGACAAAGGATCAAGTT CATGTGGGCAGAGTGGAGCTTTATACACAGTGATAGCGTGTGTGACGCTATGCCCTTTCTTCTATTCGTGTTTCTATCGGTCGAAAATGAGGCAAAATTACTCGCTGCATGAGTCTCCATGTGGGGATTGTCTGGTTCACTGCTTCTGTGAAAACTGTGCTCTGTGCCAAGAATATCGGGAGCTCAAGTCTCGTGGATACAACATGACCATAG GATGGCATGGAAACGTGGAGAAACACAACCGTGAGGCAGTCATGGCTCCGGTGGTTGAAGGAGGAATGAGTCGATGA